The Hydra vulgaris chromosome 05, alternate assembly HydraT2T_AEP genome includes the window ATTTCGACTAAATATTGACCAATTCTGAACCAATCTGTTTTTCCTGAGTTATTATTAATGGCGAATACTGTAATATATAATTGTCCTTAAGTTGTTCAAAAATAGTCTTTATAAAAGTCCTAATAcctgtataattaaaaaaaactcttcttttgttttaattttttttttttaacaaaagaagaGGTTTTTATATTCAGGGCCTATTGTACAAGGTTGTGAGATATAACACCCCATACCCGAACCTTCCTATAAAGGTGGTTTTCAAGTTAAAGATTTTTAGTCACTTCTCTCGGTttgattattagttttaatatcttattttttcagCAAGCAATCGTTACTTTTTAAGAATTCGTCTTCATTCCTTTCCCCTTCCACCTTGGTATATTCCTAAAATCGCCACTggttgtaaaacaaaaacaaatttttatttagtttattttatttaaaacccaAACTATAGATTGTAAAAGATTAAGctattacaaaaaatgttttactaattttactaATTACGCCTTAAAAAAGTTgggaaaaaaatactttacacgAGTTTTGCCAAACGAAAAACTCTAAATCATCCACTTAAATTAATTTGGTAAATATAAAAGGTAAATATTTAGGTATATATAAGGTACGCTTTAACTAGATAATATAATGGTAATATATGCTTTGTGGAAAGTTACAAAAGATTATTACAACACAAAAAACAACGTCAGTACTAGcgataataattgttttaaaagaattataaaatcatgtttatatataagtaaaataaatcatgaattaattaaattttttttctacactgtcaataaaaaacgttttactgGTTTAAGTATGAATAAAATGGTGtttcttttgacaataaaaacGCACTTCAAGATATTTATATGTTCCAAAACATGGGTCGCCAAATACTCCATTCGATGCTTCAACAACGCAAGATGACCTGCCTGAACACTTGTTACGAACTTCTTTCAGAGACCTTTTTTGATTGTTACATTTCTTAGACAAATCCGTATTAAAATCTTTAGAGCATATACGAGACGAGGTTCTTCCGTAGTTTgcataaattactttaatttttcttcGACCGTAGCAATTGATTATCAGATTGTTTCCTTCGCATGCTCGTGCAGTTCGTTTTAACCatttagctatatatatattttaattatttttaaccatTTAGCTATATACGTATtagaattagatttttaaaaataacttttttaaacacaaatctgaaactttcatacttttttaaaccattaatgctattttataacggaaaaaaaacaaaaacttgttgAACAATTGAGTAATGAAAACACCTCTAAAGAGCAATATAATATAACTTCTTTAAACACTAATCTGAAACTTTATCAAACcattaatgctattttatagcaaaaaaaacaaaaacttgttgAATAGTTGAGTAATGAAGACACTTATAAAGAGcaatataatattgttttaatatgtaataCATAAATGCatatcttttgaaatataaactACGATATCAGCTGCAATCGTTGGGtcaaatagttatttaatttaaaaggtaaagattttatgaaaatctttaaaaatagttaGGCTTTATCACTTTGAGAATTAATAAAATCAGAGTTGTTCTTGTGAAAAGTACGAAAATCATGATTACGATTAAAAATAGCAGTTGCACAAGAAGaagaaatattgaaaacagTGAAAAGGTTAAAAGTTTTCATGCTTGTCCAAAtctaatcaaaaatatataagtgcTTGAGTGGAAAAGCGTGATTAACGCAAAAATCAATCACGAAGAAAATCTCAAAATTGGaatctttaaaaatctataaaaatcttATCACCATAGGGTAATAGCAAATTGTGCAATTTTAGATAATGGATATGagatctaa containing:
- the LOC136080497 gene encoding L-rhamnose-binding lectin CSL3-like, with protein sequence MSKLGILFALFALTFAISYEVNEENSNDYENDFLDNLEDSELNDFIETKDDNEDNDKEESENYENNDPSQSYIKTKWLKRTARACEGNNLIINCYGRRKIKVIYANYGRTSSRICSKDFNTDLSKKCNNQKRSLKEVRNKCSGRSSCVVEASNGVFGDPCFGTYKYLEVRFYCQKKHHFIHT